From Myxococcus stipitatus, the proteins below share one genomic window:
- the sucC gene encoding ADP-forming succinate--CoA ligase subunit beta, which translates to MKIHEYQGKEIFRKYGVPTPKGILALSPNDAEAAAKQLATPVVVVKAQIHAGGRGKGGGVKLAKSPAEAKDLAKAMLGMKLKTIQTGPEGQTVHKVYIEEGLAIGQELYLGVTLDRATSRVTFMASREGGVEIEEVAEKHPEKILRESVDPAVGFLDFQGRKLAFGLGLTGPTVNKFVQFCTALYKMFVETDASLVEINPLVILKDGGVVALDAKVTFDENALYRHKDLLEYRDLAEEDARETQAKEWDLAYIALDGNIGCMVNGAGLAMATMDTIKLVGGEPANFLDVGGGASKEKVTAAFKLILADPAVKAVLVNIFGGIMKCDVIAEGIIAAAKEVQLKVPLVVRLEGTNVELGKELLRNSGLAITPADNLRQAAEKAVAALK; encoded by the coding sequence ATGAAAATCCACGAGTACCAGGGCAAGGAAATCTTCCGGAAGTACGGCGTGCCCACGCCGAAGGGCATCCTCGCGCTGTCGCCGAACGATGCGGAGGCGGCCGCCAAGCAGCTCGCCACGCCGGTCGTCGTGGTGAAGGCCCAGATCCACGCGGGTGGTCGCGGCAAGGGTGGCGGCGTGAAGCTGGCCAAGAGCCCCGCCGAGGCGAAGGACCTCGCCAAGGCGATGCTGGGCATGAAGCTGAAGACCATCCAGACCGGGCCGGAAGGCCAGACGGTCCACAAGGTCTACATCGAAGAGGGTCTCGCCATCGGCCAGGAGCTGTACCTGGGCGTGACGCTGGACCGCGCCACCAGCCGCGTCACCTTCATGGCCTCCCGCGAGGGCGGCGTGGAGATCGAGGAAGTGGCGGAGAAGCACCCGGAGAAGATCCTCCGCGAGTCGGTGGATCCGGCGGTGGGCTTCCTGGACTTCCAGGGCCGCAAGCTGGCCTTCGGCCTGGGCCTGACGGGCCCGACGGTGAACAAGTTCGTCCAGTTCTGCACCGCGCTCTACAAGATGTTCGTGGAGACGGACGCGTCGCTGGTGGAGATCAACCCGCTGGTCATCCTGAAGGATGGCGGCGTGGTGGCGCTCGACGCGAAGGTGACGTTCGACGAGAACGCGCTGTACCGGCACAAGGACCTGCTGGAGTACCGCGACCTGGCCGAGGAGGACGCGCGCGAGACGCAGGCCAAGGAGTGGGACCTGGCGTACATCGCGCTCGACGGCAACATCGGCTGCATGGTGAATGGCGCGGGTCTGGCCATGGCCACCATGGACACCATCAAGCTGGTGGGCGGTGAGCCGGCCAACTTCCTGGACGTGGGCGGCGGCGCGAGCAAGGAGAAGGTGACGGCGGCCTTCAAGCTCATCCTGGCCGACCCCGCGGTGAAGGCGGTGCTGGTCAACATCTTCGGCGGCATCATGAAGTGCGACGTCATCGCCGAGGGCATCATCGCCGCGGCGAAGGAGGTCCAGCTCAAGGTCCCGCTCGTGGTCCGGCTGGAAGGCACCAACGTCGAGCTGGGCAAGGAGCTGCTGCGCAACTCCGGCCTCGCCATCACCCCGGCGGACAACCTGCGGCAGGCGGCGGAGAAGGCCGTCGCCGCGCTG
- the sdhB gene encoding succinate dehydrogenase iron-sulfur subunit, translated as MDTAQASAVSNQTITFRIWRQDDPSKPGHYDEFKVPYRKGANVISCLMEIQRNPVTSDGKKVPPVVWDAACLEEVCGSCAMNINGRVRMACSALIDKLEQPITLEPMTKFPVVRDLAVDRNRMFEALKRVKGWVPIDGTHNLGPGPRQSPVDQSTMYVLSTCITCGSCLEACPQVTIDNSFVGAAAISQARLFNMNPTGKMNAEERVRALMGPGGLSDCGKAQNCVKVCPKEIPLTTSIAMMNREVTKVVIKDLFSKEEERKSHGGPG; from the coding sequence ATGGACACCGCACAGGCATCCGCCGTCAGTAACCAGACCATCACCTTCCGCATCTGGCGGCAGGATGATCCCAGCAAGCCGGGCCACTACGACGAGTTCAAGGTCCCGTATCGCAAGGGCGCCAACGTCATCTCGTGCCTGATGGAGATCCAGCGCAACCCCGTCACGTCGGACGGCAAGAAGGTGCCGCCGGTGGTGTGGGACGCCGCGTGCCTCGAGGAGGTCTGCGGCAGCTGCGCCATGAACATCAACGGGCGCGTGCGCATGGCCTGCTCGGCGCTCATCGACAAGCTGGAGCAGCCCATCACCCTGGAGCCGATGACGAAGTTCCCCGTCGTCCGCGACCTGGCGGTGGACCGCAACCGCATGTTCGAGGCCCTCAAGCGCGTCAAGGGCTGGGTGCCCATCGACGGCACGCACAACCTGGGCCCCGGCCCGCGTCAGTCGCCGGTGGATCAGTCCACGATGTACGTGCTGTCCACGTGCATCACCTGCGGCAGCTGCCTGGAGGCGTGCCCGCAGGTCACCATCGACAACTCCTTCGTCGGCGCGGCGGCCATCAGCCAGGCCCGCCTGTTCAACATGAACCCGACGGGGAAGATGAACGCCGAGGAGCGCGTGCGCGCGCTCATGGGCCCCGGCGGCCTCTCCGACTGCGGCAAGGCGCAGAACTGCGTCAAGGTCTGCCCGAAGGAGATTCCGCTCACCACCTCCATCGCGATGATGAACCGCGAGGTCACCAAGGTGGTCATCAAGGACCTCTTCTCCAAGGAAGAGGAGCGCAAGAGCCACGGCGGTCCGGGCTAG